In one window of Hevea brasiliensis isolate MT/VB/25A 57/8 chromosome 10, ASM3005281v1, whole genome shotgun sequence DNA:
- the LOC131169428 gene encoding uncharacterized protein LOC131169428, giving the protein MALAAIYQGIGEDTLLQLGAKKTAKEAWNMLKTMNQGADKVKEVRTQTLWREFEALRMSDSENVDDFSGKLTIIVNKLRSLGNTVEDEKVVKKLLRSVSSKFLQIASTIEEFSDLTTKSIEEVIGSLKAHEERLLSCGGRSDETVLLTRAEWKAREEAKKNKGNENQKKPPAREADEEEDVVGERNDGSHQRKEEEPQQQRKKFDKSKIKCYGCGKMGHFASECSSKEKEEQANLTERDDEETIHVDD; this is encoded by the exons ATGGCGTTGGCGGCCATTTACCAAGGTATAGGAGAAGATACCTTGCTTCAATTGGGAGCGAAGAAGACTGCAAAGGAGGCATGGAACATGCTGAAAACCATGAACCAAGGGGCTGACAAGGTTAAAGAGGTGCGAACTCAGACGTTGTGGAGGGAGTTCGAAGCCTTGAGAATGAGCGATTCCGAGAATGTTGATGATTTCTCAGGAAAGCTTACAATTATCGTTAACAAATTGAGGAGCCTTGGGAATACTGTAGAGGACGAGAAAGTGGTGAAGAAATTGTTGAGATCAGTTTCGTCAAAGTTTCTTCAGATCGCGTCCACCATTGAAGAGTTTAGTGACCTAACCACCAAATCGATTGAGGAGGTGATAGGTTCACTCAAAGCTCATGAAGAAAGACTGCTTAGCTGTGGTGGGAGATCTGACGAAACAGTTCTTCTTACAAGAGCAGAGTGGAAGGCGAGGGAAGAAGCTAAGAAGAACAAaggaaat gaaaATCAAAAGAAACCACCAGCTCGAGAGGCGGACGAGGAAGAGGATGTGGTCGGCGAGAGAAACGATGGCAGTCATCAAAGAAAGGAGGAAGAACCACAACAACAAAGGAAGAAATTTGATAAATCAAAGATCAAATGCTATGGATGTGGAAAAATGGGACACTTCGCATCAGAATGCTCATCAAAGGAGAAAGAGGAGCAAGCAAATCTGACCGAGAGAGATGATGAAGAAACGATCCACGTTGATGATTGA